A window from Chryseobacterium vaccae encodes these proteins:
- a CDS encoding acyl-CoA dehydrogenase family protein, with translation MSNTFSKIRNVIELFRSIDFEQLGSISQKVDLPKLMHNFSKLDDKQLHGLMKMLDPDKKKKELPPIDGDFYDIYHTLTPEQREIQLKVRTFMEKEVKPLVNHYWLRDEFPFELIPKFQKLNICGVTYEGYGCPGMPFLMEGVIAMEMARIDASIATFFGVQSGLAMGSIYICGSEEQKQKWLPQMQKFEKIGAFGLTEPEVGSGAAGGLTVTCKKTPEGWILNGQKKWIGNATFADVIIIWARDLDSGEVKGFIVEKDNPGYSVEKIKGKMALRIVQNGLITLKDCLVTEENRLQHADSFKDTGKVLRMTRAGVAWMATGCARGAYESALDYTRKREQFGKPIASFQMIQGHLVEMLSNLTAMQTMVFRLSEMQDEGILKDEHASLAKVFCTLRTRDIVSRAREVMGGNGILLEYDVARFVADAEAIYSYEGTKEINSLIVGRSITGFSAFI, from the coding sequence ATGTCAAATACTTTTTCCAAAATCAGAAATGTAATAGAATTATTCAGATCCATAGATTTTGAACAATTGGGCTCTATTTCTCAAAAAGTAGATCTTCCGAAACTGATGCATAATTTCTCTAAGCTGGATGATAAACAGCTGCACGGATTAATGAAAATGCTGGACCCGGATAAAAAAAAGAAAGAGCTTCCGCCCATAGATGGTGATTTTTACGATATTTATCATACCCTGACACCGGAACAACGGGAAATCCAGCTTAAAGTAAGAACATTCATGGAAAAAGAAGTAAAACCTCTGGTCAACCATTACTGGCTCAGAGACGAATTTCCTTTCGAATTGATCCCGAAATTTCAGAAGCTTAACATTTGCGGAGTAACTTATGAAGGATACGGCTGTCCGGGAATGCCATTTCTGATGGAAGGGGTTATTGCGATGGAAATGGCTAGGATAGATGCCTCCATAGCTACCTTCTTTGGAGTGCAGTCCGGTCTGGCAATGGGTTCTATTTATATTTGCGGATCAGAAGAACAGAAACAGAAATGGCTGCCACAGATGCAGAAGTTTGAGAAGATCGGTGCTTTTGGTCTTACAGAACCTGAAGTAGGATCCGGAGCTGCCGGCGGATTGACGGTAACCTGTAAAAAAACACCCGAAGGCTGGATTCTTAACGGCCAGAAAAAATGGATCGGAAATGCCACATTCGCCGATGTAATCATTATCTGGGCCAGAGATCTGGATAGCGGTGAAGTGAAAGGCTTTATTGTTGAAAAAGATAATCCCGGATATTCCGTTGAGAAAATCAAAGGAAAAATGGCTCTGAGAATCGTCCAAAATGGACTGATTACGCTGAAAGACTGTCTGGTTACTGAAGAAAACCGGCTGCAGCATGCAGATTCATTCAAAGATACCGGAAAGGTTCTGCGGATGACCAGAGCCGGAGTTGCATGGATGGCTACCGGATGTGCAAGAGGAGCCTATGAAAGCGCATTGGATTATACGCGGAAAAGAGAGCAGTTCGGAAAACCTATAGCCTCATTTCAAATGATTCAGGGGCACCTGGTGGAGATGCTTTCTAATCTTACCGCAATGCAGACTATGGTTTTCAGACTTTCCGAAATGCAGGATGAAGGCATATTAAAAGATGAGCATGCTTCACTGGCCAAAGTTTTCTGTACGCTAAGAACCCGGGATATTGTTTCCAGAGCAAGAGAGGTAATGGGAGGGAACGGTATTTTACTGGAATATGATGTCGCACGGTTTGTGGCAGATGCAGAAGCCATCTACTCTTATGAAGGAACAAAAGAGATCAATTCCCTGATCGTGGGAAGATCAATCACGGGATTCAGTGCATTTATTTGA
- a CDS encoding DUF4349 domain-containing protein, translated as MKTTYLKLSLSAVLLLGTFSCKKGEASASEIKAYETTDSAAVPITDSISSAASTHVKDKQFIKTADVNMEVKDVYEATVSIEKSVQELGGFVTHSNLTSNVVSENTYNTSGEEAMLIKKYQTENTMQVRVPAEKLGEFLALVNDKKLFLNSRIIHAEDVTFDIKYAEMEGTRIKKTGDNISKLKATKDKVELDDQNMSEGNLQKLANMNTGNDLQYSTIDLYIKEPQLRIAEIAVTNITNIDNKYKFNFIYDAKNAFVEGFYLIQKITVGLITAWPFVLIIAAVIYFLRKRKTIKPEQPKISES; from the coding sequence ATGAAAACGACGTACCTTAAACTATCACTATCTGCTGTTCTTTTATTAGGAACTTTTTCATGTAAAAAAGGAGAAGCTTCCGCCTCTGAAATAAAAGCATACGAAACGACAGATTCTGCTGCAGTACCTATCACAGACAGTATATCTTCTGCCGCTTCCACCCATGTAAAGGATAAGCAGTTCATTAAAACTGCAGATGTAAATATGGAAGTAAAAGATGTTTATGAAGCAACGGTTTCCATTGAAAAATCAGTTCAGGAACTGGGAGGTTTCGTGACCCACAGCAATCTTACCAGCAATGTAGTTTCTGAAAACACCTACAATACTTCCGGAGAAGAAGCAATGCTTATAAAAAAATACCAGACAGAAAATACGATGCAGGTTCGTGTTCCGGCTGAAAAGCTTGGTGAATTTTTAGCGTTGGTTAATGATAAAAAATTATTTCTTAATTCAAGAATCATTCATGCGGAAGATGTGACCTTCGATATCAAATATGCTGAAATGGAAGGTACAAGAATCAAAAAGACAGGCGATAACATCAGTAAACTCAAAGCGACAAAAGATAAAGTAGAGCTGGATGATCAGAATATGTCGGAGGGAAATCTTCAGAAGCTGGCCAATATGAACACCGGAAACGATCTTCAATACAGCACCATTGACCTCTACATTAAAGAGCCCCAACTGCGCATTGCTGAGATTGCCGTTACCAATATAACCAATATTGATAATAAGTATAAATTCAATTTTATATATGATGCAAAAAATGCTTTTGTAGAAGGCTTTTATCTGATTCAGAAGATTACAGTGGGTCTTATTACTGCCTGGCCGTTTGTCTTGATCATAGCTGCCGTGATTTATTTTTTAAGAAAAAGAAAAACAATAAAACCTGAACAGCCAAAAATTTCAGAATCCTAA
- a CDS encoding TraB/GumN family protein, translating to MKNLVKLGFAALTLMTFITAGAQGKKQTNENSVLWEVTGNGLSKPSYITGTCHIMCSKDFEIKPKVTKALEKTDRFVMEINYTDPSEMTALQGMFQTDKKLTDQLTTNEAKELDKILADYGTNLKNMDNSSSQALYALISMKAVPCPQTEIKSYEIELLQAALKSKKSIGGLEKVEDQLTSINKAYDLKEVIKQLKMGKEYESLLKDMVEAFKKEDVQSVYTLFKNDKFMNDKQEKAMLTDRNKNWAEKMPDMMKKESNLFAVGGAHLMGDHGIIKLLRAKGYTVKPVSDL from the coding sequence ATGAAAAATTTAGTAAAACTTGGATTCGCAGCATTAACATTAATGACTTTTATAACAGCCGGCGCACAAGGTAAAAAACAGACCAACGAAAACAGTGTTCTCTGGGAAGTAACAGGAAATGGCCTTTCAAAACCTTCTTATATTACCGGAACCTGCCATATTATGTGCAGTAAGGATTTTGAAATAAAACCGAAAGTGACAAAAGCTCTTGAAAAAACAGACCGCTTTGTGATGGAAATCAATTATACAGATCCCTCAGAAATGACAGCATTGCAGGGAATGTTCCAAACCGACAAAAAATTGACTGACCAGCTTACGACAAATGAAGCAAAAGAACTGGATAAAATTCTTGCTGATTATGGAACCAATCTGAAAAATATGGACAATTCTTCCTCTCAGGCGCTCTACGCTCTGATCTCAATGAAAGCTGTTCCATGTCCGCAGACTGAAATAAAATCTTATGAAATAGAGCTTTTACAGGCGGCCCTTAAAAGCAAAAAGAGCATTGGCGGACTTGAAAAAGTGGAAGACCAGCTAACCTCTATCAACAAAGCGTATGATCTGAAAGAAGTCATCAAACAGCTGAAAATGGGCAAAGAATATGAAAGTCTTCTTAAAGACATGGTGGAGGCGTTCAAAAAAGAAGATGTACAATCGGTTTACACTCTGTTTAAAAATGATAAATTTATGAACGATAAACAAGAAAAAGCAATGCTTACTGACCGAAATAAAAACTGGGCAGAAAAAATGCCGGACATGATGAAAAAAGAAAGTAATCTTTTCGCTGTAGGCGGTGCTCACCTTATGGGAGATCATGGAATCATTAAATTGCTCAGAGCAAAGGGATATACTGTAAAGCCTGTATCAGATCTATAA
- a CDS encoding RNA polymerase sigma factor produces MSSQTEATFLKLVNQHKGILYKASRIYADSTEDREDLQQEILIQLWKSFQTFKGDSEFSTWMYRVAINTAITYLKKEKKRTQNQTDAPEHFEVQSEDYNPAKDKQLEIFYNAVQKLNPLEKAVIFYFMEGMSHKEIGSNLGLSEGNARVKLNRTKEKIQQIIKKTGYEF; encoded by the coding sequence GTGAGCAGTCAAACTGAAGCTACGTTTTTAAAGCTAGTCAATCAGCACAAAGGCATTTTATACAAAGCCTCCCGAATCTATGCTGACTCTACAGAAGATCGGGAAGATCTTCAGCAGGAGATTCTCATCCAGCTATGGAAATCTTTCCAGACTTTCAAAGGAGACAGCGAATTTTCCACCTGGATGTATCGTGTTGCCATCAATACAGCGATTACTTATCTGAAAAAGGAGAAGAAAAGAACCCAGAACCAAACTGATGCTCCTGAACATTTTGAAGTACAGAGTGAAGATTACAACCCTGCAAAAGATAAGCAGCTGGAAATTTTTTACAATGCCGTTCAGAAACTCAATCCTTTAGAGAAAGCCGTGATCTTCTATTTCATGGAAGGAATGTCCCATAAAGAAATCGGAAGCAATCTGGGTCTCAGTGAAGGTAATGCCCGTGTAAAACTCAACAGAACAAAAGAAAAAATACAACAAATCATAAAAAAAACAGGTTATGAATTTTGA
- the pgi gene encoding glucose-6-phosphate isomerase — MLSKINPIHTDSWKALDEHFAGNDFDLRSLFQYNPNRFNEFSIQRNDFLFDYSKNLIDSRTKALLLKLAEDCQLEDAISKMFSGEKINETEGRAVLHTALRDFSDKEILVDGENIKPQIRKVLDHMKAFSEHIISGAHKGFSGKEITDVVNIGIGGSDLGPVMVCSALKHFKTRLNVHFVSNVDGNHIAETVKNLNPETTLFIIASKTFTTQETMTNAYSAKNWFLKAGKEEDVAKHFVALSTNIQEVKKFGIAEENIFEFWDWVGGRYSLWSAIGLSIVLAVGYDNFEQLLRGAFDTDQHFQTADFSENVPVLMGLLGIWYRNFYAATSYAILPYSQYLDRFAAYLQQGDMESNGKCVDRNGEFVEYETGPIIWGEPGTNGQHAFYQLIHQGTELIPADFIAYAKSPNKVSDHQDKLLANFFAQTEALAFGKTEEEAEEELRNSGKSEEETDRLLNYKVFHGNTPTNSILFKELTPLTLGQLIAMYEHKIFVQGVIWNIFSFDQFGVELGKVLANKILPELENNEAVSSHDSSTNGLINYYKENK; from the coding sequence ATGCTATCAAAAATAAACCCTATACACACTGACAGCTGGAAAGCTCTTGATGAACATTTCGCGGGAAATGATTTCGACCTGAGAAGCCTTTTTCAGTATAACCCGAATCGTTTTAATGAATTTTCCATCCAAAGAAATGATTTTCTTTTTGATTATTCCAAAAACCTGATCGATTCAAGAACGAAAGCTCTTTTATTAAAACTTGCTGAAGACTGTCAGTTAGAAGATGCCATTTCCAAGATGTTTTCGGGAGAGAAAATTAACGAAACGGAAGGAAGGGCGGTTTTACACACTGCTTTAAGGGATTTTTCAGATAAGGAAATTCTTGTAGACGGTGAAAATATAAAGCCTCAGATCAGAAAAGTTCTTGATCATATGAAGGCATTCTCGGAACATATTATTTCCGGAGCGCATAAAGGTTTCAGCGGAAAAGAAATCACAGATGTTGTCAATATCGGAATCGGAGGATCTGATCTTGGCCCGGTGATGGTATGTTCTGCTTTAAAACATTTTAAAACAAGACTGAACGTTCATTTTGTTTCCAACGTAGATGGCAATCATATTGCTGAGACTGTTAAAAACCTGAATCCGGAAACCACATTATTCATCATCGCTTCCAAGACCTTTACTACCCAGGAGACGATGACCAATGCCTATTCAGCCAAAAACTGGTTCTTAAAGGCAGGAAAAGAAGAAGACGTAGCAAAACATTTTGTTGCTTTATCCACTAATATCCAGGAAGTTAAAAAGTTCGGGATTGCAGAAGAAAATATTTTTGAATTCTGGGATTGGGTTGGCGGAAGATATTCCCTTTGGAGCGCTATTGGCTTGAGTATTGTTCTGGCAGTAGGCTACGACAATTTTGAACAGCTTTTAAGAGGAGCATTTGATACCGACCAGCATTTTCAGACGGCTGACTTCTCAGAAAATGTTCCTGTTTTAATGGGACTTTTAGGAATCTGGTACCGTAATTTTTACGCAGCCACGAGCTATGCTATTCTTCCTTACTCTCAATATCTGGACAGATTCGCTGCTTATCTTCAGCAAGGCGATATGGAAAGTAACGGAAAATGTGTAGACAGAAACGGTGAATTTGTAGAATATGAAACAGGACCTATTATCTGGGGTGAACCCGGAACCAATGGACAGCATGCTTTCTATCAATTGATCCATCAGGGAACAGAATTGATTCCTGCAGATTTCATCGCGTATGCAAAGAGTCCTAATAAAGTTTCTGATCACCAGGATAAATTACTCGCCAACTTTTTTGCTCAGACTGAAGCACTTGCCTTCGGAAAAACGGAAGAGGAAGCAGAAGAAGAACTGAGAAATTCCGGTAAATCTGAAGAAGAAACAGACAGGCTGTTAAACTATAAGGTCTTCCACGGAAACACTCCAACTAACTCCATATTATTCAAAGAATTAACCCCTCTCACATTAGGACAGTTAATTGCGATGTATGAGCATAAAATTTTCGTTCAGGGGGTAATCTGGAACATTTTCAGCTTTGACCAGTTCGGGGTAGAATTAGGAAAGGTATTAGCCAATAAAATTCTTCCGGAACTTGAAAATAATGAAGCCGTAAGTTCTCACGACAGTTCTACAAACGGGCTGATCAATTATTATAAAGAGAATAAATAG
- a CDS encoding bifunctional 5,10-methylenetetrahydrofolate dehydrogenase/5,10-methenyltetrahydrofolate cyclohydrolase yields the protein MAEILDGLKVSKEIKAEIKAEVEKILASKRRAPHLVAILVGNNGASKAYVNAKVKDCEEVGFQSSLIKFPSTVSESELLEKIDELNKSKAVDGFIVQLPLPDQVDQEKIINAIDPRKDVDGFHPENFGKMALEMDTFLPATPFGILTLLERYNIETKGKDCVIIGRSKIVGRPMSILMGRKDFPGNSTVTLTHSYTKDIEEYTKKADIVITALGDPHFLKGEMIKDGAVIVDVGITRVDDDSPKGYYLAGDVDFDSCAAKAGWITPVPGGVGPMTRAMLMKNTIIAYKTSVYND from the coding sequence ATGGCAGAAATTCTTGACGGATTAAAAGTATCCAAAGAAATAAAAGCAGAGATCAAGGCTGAAGTAGAAAAGATTCTAGCGTCAAAAAGAAGAGCACCGCATCTGGTAGCTATTCTTGTTGGAAATAACGGGGCAAGTAAAGCCTATGTGAATGCTAAAGTGAAAGACTGTGAAGAAGTGGGCTTTCAATCAAGCTTAATTAAATTTCCAAGTACAGTTTCTGAATCTGAATTACTGGAAAAAATTGATGAACTGAATAAGTCTAAAGCAGTTGACGGATTCATCGTTCAGCTGCCTTTACCGGATCAGGTTGACCAGGAGAAAATCATTAATGCCATTGATCCAAGAAAAGATGTAGATGGCTTCCACCCTGAAAACTTCGGAAAAATGGCACTGGAAATGGATACCTTCCTTCCTGCTACCCCTTTCGGAATTTTAACGCTTCTGGAAAGATATAACATCGAAACCAAAGGGAAAGACTGTGTAATCATCGGAAGAAGTAAAATTGTAGGAAGACCTATGAGCATCCTTATGGGAAGAAAAGATTTCCCTGGAAACTCTACGGTAACCCTTACTCACTCTTATACTAAAGACATTGAAGAATACACGAAAAAAGCTGATATTGTTATTACAGCTTTAGGAGACCCTCATTTCCTTAAAGGAGAAATGATCAAAGACGGAGCTGTAATTGTTGACGTAGGAATTACAAGAGTAGATGATGATTCTCCAAAGGGATATTATCTGGCAGGTGACGTAGATTTTGACAGCTGTGCCGCTAAAGCAGGCTGGATCACACCGGTACCCGGAGGAGTAGGACCAATGACAAGAGCTATGCTGATGAAGAATACCATCATCGCTTATAAAACATCGGTTTATAACGACTAA
- a CDS encoding 7-carboxy-7-deazaguanine synthase QueE → MNKEQDILLKEGKMLPVMEHFYTLQGEGAHTGKAAYFIRLGGCDVGCHWCDVKESWDPNLHPLMNAEEIAETAAKHCKTIVLTGGEPLMWNLDILTSKLKELGCSIHIETSGAYPMSGQLDWITLSPKKTGLPKEEIYQKANELKVIIFNNHDFTFAQEQAAQVSENCRLYMQSEWSRRDEMYPKITDFILAHPEWQASVQTHKYLNIP, encoded by the coding sequence ATGAATAAAGAACAAGATATTTTATTAAAAGAAGGTAAAATGCTCCCTGTGATGGAGCATTTTTACACTTTACAGGGAGAAGGGGCACACACCGGAAAAGCCGCCTATTTTATCAGACTGGGAGGCTGTGATGTGGGTTGCCATTGGTGTGATGTGAAAGAAAGCTGGGATCCCAACCTTCACCCATTGATGAATGCGGAAGAAATTGCAGAAACAGCTGCAAAACATTGTAAAACAATTGTTCTTACCGGCGGAGAGCCTCTAATGTGGAACCTGGATATTCTTACCTCCAAATTAAAAGAACTGGGATGCAGCATCCATATTGAAACTTCAGGAGCTTACCCGATGAGCGGACAGCTGGACTGGATCACACTTTCCCCAAAGAAGACAGGTCTTCCGAAAGAAGAGATCTACCAGAAAGCCAATGAGCTTAAAGTCATCATTTTCAATAATCATGATTTTACTTTTGCACAGGAACAGGCTGCCCAGGTTTCAGAAAATTGCAGGCTTTATATGCAAAGTGAATGGAGCCGGCGTGATGAAATGTATCCTAAGATCACTGATTTTATTCTGGCACATCCGGAATGGCAGGCTTCTGTTCAGACTCACAAATATCTGAATATCCCGTAA
- a CDS encoding exopolysaccharide biosynthesis polyprenyl glycosylphosphotransferase encodes MQRIRYSRYLKSIIILLDLLVIASIFIFFFISRNEDLKYHEETWYQNIFSLILLFLFWILLSGRTKIYNIPRNLTYTLFLERLLVHFLFFILGVLLIGKVSKNVFFTSDIYWLSFYLFFCIFFTKSIIFFSIKYFRSLGINYRNVMFLGETDATDILKNIFQNRKDYGYKIFEYEKSDINDLDLVNFWKKNGIHTLFLSTENNFSEQEETQIFRLAEDNKVHVSLIPSITQSDFFLYDLGYIQTQPILNQAKYPLDYYANYLVKRTFDMAFSIIILLFICSWLFPIVALFIKATSKGPVFFVQKRYGFHEEVFDCLKFRTMVVNDQSAIKTTEENDSRITSIGKFLRKTSLDELPQFINVLKGDMSVVGPRPHMLAVDNYYKPKIGRYSLRSMVSPGITGLAQVSGLRGDYGDVEIEMKKRILADAFYVRNWSFVLDLVIIFKTVFLVIGGDKNAK; translated from the coding sequence ATGCAGAGAATTCGATACTCTAGATACCTGAAATCGATCATCATTTTGCTTGACCTTCTGGTTATTGCATCTATTTTTATATTCTTTTTTATCAGCAGAAACGAAGATTTAAAGTATCATGAGGAAACCTGGTATCAGAATATTTTCTCTCTGATACTGCTATTTTTGTTCTGGATACTGCTGAGTGGCAGGACAAAAATTTACAATATCCCGAGAAACCTCACATACACCTTGTTTCTGGAACGTCTTCTGGTACACTTTTTATTTTTTATACTGGGTGTTCTGCTGATTGGAAAAGTAAGTAAAAATGTATTTTTCACTTCGGATATTTACTGGCTTTCATTTTACCTTTTTTTCTGTATTTTCTTTACGAAGTCTATTATATTCTTTTCTATCAAATATTTTCGTTCTTTGGGGATCAACTACAGGAACGTTATGTTTTTGGGAGAAACAGATGCTACAGACATTTTAAAGAATATATTTCAAAACAGGAAAGATTACGGATATAAAATCTTTGAATATGAAAAATCCGATATCAATGACTTAGACCTAGTGAACTTTTGGAAAAAAAATGGTATTCACACCCTGTTTTTATCAACAGAAAATAACTTCAGCGAACAAGAGGAAACACAGATCTTCCGGCTGGCAGAGGACAATAAAGTACACGTATCCCTGATACCGAGTATTACCCAAAGTGATTTTTTCCTTTATGACTTAGGCTATATTCAGACGCAGCCTATTCTTAATCAGGCAAAATATCCTTTAGACTATTATGCTAATTATCTGGTAAAAAGAACTTTTGACATGGCATTTTCCATTATCATATTGCTTTTTATCTGTTCATGGTTATTCCCGATTGTTGCTCTTTTCATAAAAGCAACTTCAAAAGGGCCTGTTTTTTTTGTTCAGAAAAGATATGGTTTTCACGAAGAAGTATTTGATTGTCTTAAATTCAGAACAATGGTTGTAAACGATCAGTCTGCCATTAAAACTACAGAAGAAAATGATTCCAGAATCACCAGTATCGGAAAATTTCTGAGAAAGACCAGCCTTGACGAACTTCCACAATTCATTAATGTATTGAAAGGAGACATGTCTGTTGTAGGGCCACGCCCTCATATGCTGGCTGTTGACAATTATTACAAACCTAAAATCGGGAGATACAGTTTGAGAAGCATGGTAAGTCCGGGTATTACCGGTCTAGCTCAGGTAAGTGGTCTGCGGGGAGACTATGGAGATGTGGAAATAGAAATGAAAAAAAGAATTCTTGCCGATGCTTTTTATGTGCGAAACTGGAGCTTTGTTTTGGACCTGGTGATCATTTTCAAGACAGTTTTCCTGGTTATCGGCGGAGATAAAAACGCGAAATAA
- a CDS encoding MlaE family ABC transporter permease, with translation MLKKFFTAVGEYIILLGKSLQKPQKMRVFWKLFMREINDLGVNSFGLVIFTSIFVGAVVAIQMFNNFDSSSFPIPPSFVGYATKAVLVLEFSPTIISLILAGKVGSYIASSIGTMRVSEQIDALDIMGVNSPNFLILPKIFACVIFNPILIAISIVFGIGGGHLAGMLTGNWTENDYIVGIQMYMPNLFVYYAFIKTTVFAFIIATVPSYFGYNVKGGSLEVGRASTQAVVWTMVFIIISELILTQLILS, from the coding sequence ATGTTAAAAAAGTTTTTCACAGCTGTAGGAGAATACATTATCCTGCTAGGTAAATCCTTACAGAAGCCTCAGAAAATGAGGGTTTTCTGGAAGCTGTTCATGAGAGAAATTAATGATCTCGGAGTCAATTCTTTTGGGCTTGTGATCTTCACTTCTATATTTGTGGGAGCAGTAGTTGCTATCCAGATGTTCAATAATTTTGATTCTTCTTCTTTCCCGATTCCGCCTTCCTTCGTGGGTTATGCTACGAAAGCAGTTTTGGTTCTGGAATTTTCGCCCACCATTATCAGTCTTATCCTGGCGGGTAAAGTAGGATCTTATATTGCATCCAGTATAGGAACCATGAGGGTTTCCGAGCAGATTGACGCATTGGACATTATGGGGGTGAATTCGCCCAACTTTCTGATACTTCCAAAAATTTTCGCCTGCGTTATTTTCAACCCTATTCTTATTGCCATCAGTATCGTATTCGGTATCGGTGGAGGCCATCTGGCAGGTATGCTTACCGGGAACTGGACTGAGAATGATTATATAGTAGGGATTCAGATGTATATGCCGAACTTATTCGTGTATTATGCATTTATCAAAACTACTGTATTTGCTTTTATCATTGCTACGGTCCCTTCCTATTTCGGGTATAACGTAAAAGGAGGATCACTGGAAGTAGGTAGAGCAAGCACCCAGGCGGTGGTATGGACAATGGTATTTATTATCATTTCCGAATTAATTTTAACCCAATTAATATTAAGCTGA
- a CDS encoding ABC transporter ATP-binding protein, producing the protein MIEVKDLKKSFGDVEVLKGISTSFDKGKVNLIIGQSGSGKTVFLKSLLNVYQPSSGEILFDGTDINTMTRDQKQHLRSEIGTVFQGSALFDSLTVEENIMFPLDMFTNLTFREKKKRVFEVIGRVHLDKAGRKFPSEISGGMQKRVAIARAIVNNPKYLFCDEPNSGLDPYTSNIIDDLLLEITKEYNTTTIINTHDMNSVMTIGEKIVYLRLGIKEWEGNKDVLITAGNKNLIDFVYSSELFKELREYLLENNKTIENTITKIDDNEKGT; encoded by the coding sequence ATGATTGAGGTAAAAGATCTTAAGAAGAGTTTTGGCGATGTTGAAGTACTTAAGGGAATTTCAACTTCTTTTGACAAAGGAAAGGTAAACCTGATCATCGGGCAGAGCGGCTCGGGAAAAACTGTTTTCCTGAAAAGTTTACTGAATGTATATCAGCCCTCATCAGGAGAAATTCTTTTTGATGGTACGGATATCAATACGATGACCAGAGACCAGAAACAGCATCTGCGTTCGGAAATCGGGACCGTATTTCAGGGCAGTGCACTTTTCGACTCGCTAACGGTGGAAGAGAATATCATGTTTCCGCTGGATATGTTTACAAACCTTACATTCCGGGAAAAAAAGAAAAGGGTTTTTGAAGTGATAGGCAGGGTACACCTTGATAAAGCGGGCAGAAAATTTCCGTCTGAGATTTCCGGGGGAATGCAGAAGCGTGTGGCCATTGCAAGAGCCATCGTGAACAACCCGAAATATCTGTTCTGTGATGAACCGAACTCGGGACTTGACCCTTACACCTCCAATATTATTGATGACCTTCTTCTCGAAATTACAAAGGAATACAACACCACAACCATCATCAATACCCACGATATGAATTCGGTAATGACAATTGGTGAAAAAATTGTATACCTGAGACTGGGAATTAAAGAATGGGAAGGAAATAAGGATGTTCTTATCACCGCAGGCAATAAAAATCTTATTGACTTCGTTTATTCTTCAGAACTGTTTAAAGAATTGAGAGAATATCTACTTGAAAATAATAAAACGATTGAAAATACAATCACAAAAATAGACGATAATGAAAAAGGTACTTAG
- a CDS encoding outer membrane beta-barrel protein, whose translation MKKVLSIALIGFSMLATAQISLAGKANLIFPTGSPSWKNIKGTVNDAIDGTGKNNAGFNVGLSLKVGLPTSLFVMPELYYTHFKNEFTTENTTFDVKSNRIDMPVLVGYNVLGNMLGVFVGPVASYNLSTDNTYNDFKENAKNNFTVGYQFGAQLEIKKLIVNARYEGAFSKDERNFINKVSGSEIRYDNRPNLFMVGLGYKF comes from the coding sequence ATGAAAAAGGTACTTAGTATAGCATTAATCGGGTTCTCTATGTTGGCTACTGCACAGATCTCACTGGCAGGTAAAGCCAACTTAATATTCCCGACAGGTTCTCCTTCATGGAAAAATATCAAGGGAACGGTAAATGATGCGATTGACGGAACAGGAAAAAACAATGCAGGTTTCAATGTAGGACTTTCATTAAAAGTAGGACTTCCAACTTCACTTTTTGTAATGCCGGAACTATATTATACTCACTTCAAAAATGAATTTACTACCGAGAATACTACTTTCGATGTAAAAAGCAACCGTATTGATATGCCGGTTCTTGTAGGGTATAATGTATTAGGAAATATGCTGGGGGTTTTCGTAGGGCCAGTGGCAAGCTATAATTTGAGTACGGATAATACATACAATGATTTTAAAGAAAACGCCAAAAATAATTTTACAGTAGGTTACCAGTTCGGAGCCCAGCTGGAAATTAAAAAACTGATTGTGAATGCTAGATATGAAGGGGCTTTCAGTAAGGATGAGAGAAACTTCATCAATAAAGTTTCAGGATCAGAAATCAGATATGATAACAGGCCTAACCTATTTATGGTAGGTTTAGGATATAAGTTTTAA